In Bicyclus anynana chromosome 22, ilBicAnyn1.1, whole genome shotgun sequence, the following proteins share a genomic window:
- the LOC112055456 gene encoding putative glutathione-specific gamma-glutamylcyclotransferase 2: MWVFGYGSLVWKVDFNYECKLVGYIKGYHRRFYQHSIDHRGVPENPGRVVTLIPSEDVNDTVWGVAYKIRDEDIEQVTTHLDYREKNGYSKKLVTFHPAISNWQPFVITLYVATKENVSYAGPAPIEEIAKQVISCSGPSGTNKEYVYNLAKAMRQLAPDVKDDHLFQLETAVRELDKDRGKNS; the protein is encoded by the exons ATGTGGGTGTTCGGCTACGGATCACTAGTATGGAAAGTAGATTTTAATTATGAATGCAAACTTGTAGGTTATATAAAAGGTTACCATAGAAGGTTTTATCAACACAGTATTGATCATAGAGGAGTACCTGAAAAT CCTGGCAGAGTAGTGACCCTCATACCTAGTGAAGATGTCAATGACACAGTTTGGGGAGTAGCATATAAAATAAGAGATGAAGACATAGAGCAAGTGACAACACACTTGGATTACAGAGAGAAGAATGGCTACTCAAAGAAATTAGTTACATTCCACCCAGCTATATCAAATTGGCAGCCTTTTGTCATAACATTGTATGTTGCTACGAAGGAGAATGTGTCTTATGCAG GACCAGCACCAATAGAAGAAATCGCAAAGCAAGTAATAAGCTGCTCTGGTCCGAGCGGCACGAACAAAGAATATGTCTACAACTTAGCCAAAGCCATGCGACAGTTAGCTCCTGATGTTAAGGACGATCATCTATTCCAACTGGAAACTGCTGTGAGAGAATTGGATAAAGATAGAGGGAAGAATAGTTGA